One genomic segment of bacterium includes these proteins:
- the atpD gene encoding F0F1 ATP synthase subunit beta, whose product MAKGKVIQIFGPVLDVRFSPEEVPPLYNALRIKDARNGREVVAEVMQDLGDGIVRCVALGPTEGFYRGAEAEDTGAPVMVPVGPETLGRLFNVLGEPIDKMEPPKNAPRQPIHKQPPSLAEQSTEIVPFETGIKVIDLLCPFPKGGKIGLFGGAGVGKTVILMELIRNVAIEHGGVALFAGVGERTREGNDLWLEMKETGVLQKTTLVFGQMNEPPGARFRVALTALTMAEYFRDEMGQDVLLFIDNIYRFIQAGSEVSALLGRIPSAVGYQPTLSTDLAKLQERITSTKKGSITSVQAIYVPADDPTDPGPATAFSHLDAFVYLDRQLAEMGIYPAVDPLASASRILDPNIVGQEHYETARGVQAVLQRYKELQDIIAILGIEELSDEDKLIVHRARCLQRFLSQPFFVAEVFTGVPGKYIKREDTVRGFKEILEGKWDHLPESAFYMVGTIEEAVEKAKTMGAI is encoded by the coding sequence ATGGCTAAAGGAAAAGTTATTCAAATATTTGGTCCGGTTTTGGATGTTCGTTTTTCTCCTGAGGAAGTTCCTCCATTGTATAATGCCCTTCGCATAAAGGATGCGAGGAACGGCAGGGAGGTAGTGGCGGAAGTTATGCAGGATTTGGGAGATGGGATAGTGAGATGCGTCGCCTTGGGACCCACTGAGGGTTTCTATAGGGGGGCTGAGGCGGAGGATACAGGCGCTCCTGTGATGGTGCCAGTAGGTCCCGAGACATTGGGAAGGCTCTTCAATGTTTTAGGTGAGCCGATAGATAAGATGGAGCCGCCAAAGAACGCCCCCCGCCAGCCAATCCATAAACAACCGCCTTCCCTCGCCGAACAATCAACGGAAATTGTTCCATTTGAAACGGGAATAAAAGTCATAGACCTCCTCTGCCCTTTCCCTAAAGGAGGGAAGATTGGGCTATTTGGTGGAGCGGGAGTGGGGAAAACGGTGATACTGATGGAGCTAATCCGAAATGTGGCTATAGAGCACGGAGGAGTTGCCCTTTTTGCTGGGGTAGGGGAGAGAACGAGGGAGGGGAACGACCTCTGGCTTGAGATGAAGGAGACGGGAGTCCTCCAGAAGACGACATTGGTATTTGGACAGATGAACGAACCCCCTGGGGCGCGCTTCCGTGTAGCTCTTACAGCCCTAACTATGGCGGAATACTTTAGGGATGAGATGGGGCAGGATGTCCTTTTGTTCATAGATAACATCTATCGCTTCATCCAGGCTGGCTCGGAGGTATCAGCCCTTTTGGGAAGAATTCCCTCCGCTGTTGGCTATCAGCCAACTCTTTCCACAGACCTTGCTAAATTGCAGGAGCGGATAACCTCAACTAAAAAGGGCTCAATAACCTCGGTTCAAGCTATATATGTTCCCGCTGATGACCCGACGGACCCTGGACCCGCTACAGCTTTCTCCCATCTTGACGCCTTCGTATATTTGGATAGGCAGCTTGCGGAGATGGGGATTTATCCTGCAGTTGACCCTCTAGCATCCGCATCAAGGATATTAGACCCCAACATAGTTGGGCAGGAACATTACGAGACGGCGAGAGGGGTTCAAGCAGTTCTTCAAAGATATAAGGAGCTTCAAGATATAATAGCTATATTGGGGATTGAAGAGCTTTCCGATGAGGATAAACTTATAGTTCATAGGGCGCGCTGTTTACAGAGGTTCTTATCGCAGCCCTTCTTCGTGGCGGAGGTTTTCACCGGTGTGCCAGGAAAGTACATAAAGAGGGAGGACACAGTGCGAGGATTCAAGGAGATATTGGAGGGGAAATGGGACCACTTACCGGAATCAGCCTTCTATATGGTTGGGACAATAGAGGAGGCGGTGGAGAAGGCGAAAACGATGGGGGCGATTTGA